In a single window of the Vitis vinifera cultivar Pinot Noir 40024 chromosome 6, ASM3070453v1 genome:
- the LOC132252555 gene encoding protein yippee-like At3g55890, whose translation MGRLFLVEFDQTPEVHFYCCRTCQAHIVLAQHCFSRMEQLREGLFKNVVNVVVDERTRREGFFQVEDIHCVRCNKPLGWRYIPAQPNGTVLLKLAHLLFWDGARLLNADTLLDPVVDQENQEDHDQENQEDQGNQGEEDEDDQGPDDNVDID comes from the exons ATGGGGAGGCTTTTTCTTGTTGAATTCGATCAAACTCCTGAAGTCCATTTCTACTGCTGTCGAACTTGCCAAGCTCACATTGTCTTAGCCCAACACTGCTTTTCCAGA ATGGAGCAGCTTAGGGAAGGCTTGTTCAAAAATGT TGTGAATGTTGTAGTTGATGAACGTACTAGGAGGGAAGGTTTTTTCCAAGTAGAAGATATCCACTGTGTCAGATGCAACAAGCCATTGGGCTGGAGATAT ATTCCTGCCCAGCCGAATGGAACTGTTCTGCTTAAGTT GGCTCATCTTCTGTTTTGGGACGGAGCAAGGCTACTGAATGCTGACACACTTTTGGATCCAGTGGTAGATCAGGAGAATCAGGAGGATCATGATCAGGAGAATCAGGAGGATCAGGGGAATCAGGGTGAGGAGGATGAGGATGACCAAGGCCCAGATGATAACGTGGACATCGACTGA
- the LOC100265672 gene encoding uncharacterized protein LOC100265672 isoform X1, whose amino-acid sequence MSSDRTTTFLQSLRPLHHLPSQIPKHNPIDNTGQIAIEEAKIEKAIIEAITRGKAQTLKPNSGEAIPIGEHYICVSFQDEAESECRVWEWHGHIMSYNGEHGYTQDYVYGNYFERMTRRVFSDESDEKGDVGLGLRELIGGINSMDGGILCRNMNFTTSDGMAVGFHDDLPERTAFATKTGSFCNLEAGDFRKF is encoded by the exons ATGAGTTCTGACCGAACTACCACCTTCCTCCAATCTCTGCGCCCGTTACACCATCTTCCATCTCAAATCCCAAAGCACAACCCCATCGACAACACTGGGCAAATCGCCATTGAAGAAGCCAAGATCGAGAAGGCGATTATCGAGGCAATCACGAGGGGCAAGGCCCAGACTCTGAAGCCCAACTCCGGTGAAGCCATCCCCATTGGCGAGCACTACATTTGCGTGTCGTTTCAGGACGAGGCAGAGTCGGAGTGCCGAGTGTGGGAGTGGCATGGGCATATAATGTCGTACAATGGAGAGCATGGGTACACTCAGGATTATGTGTATGGGAACTACTTTGAGAGAATGACGAGGAGGGTGTTTTCGGATGAGAGCGACGAGAAGGGAGATGTGGGTCTGGGGTTGAGAGAGTTGATTGGTGGGATTAATTCGATGGACGGTGGAATTTTGTGCAGGAACATGAATTTCACCACCTCAGATGG GATGGCCGTGGGATTCCATGATGACTTGCCAGAACGCACTGCTTTTGCAACCAAAACTGGATCATTTTGCAATCTAGAAGCAGGAGATTTTAGGAAATTCTAG
- the LOC104879620 gene encoding protein yippee-like At3g55890 codes for MGRLFLVEFDQTPEVHFYCCRTCQAHIVLAQHCFSRMEQLREGFFTNVVNVVVDERTRMEGFSQVEDIHCVRCNKPLGWRYIPAQPNGTVLLKLAHLLFWDGARLLNADTLLDPVVDQENQEDHDQENQEDQGNQGEEDEDDQGPDDNVDID; via the exons ATGGGGAGGCTTTTTCTTGTTGAATTCGATCAAACTCCTGAAGTCCATTTCTACTGCTGTCGAACTTGCCAAGCTCACATTGTCTTAGCCCAACACTGCTTTTCCAGA ATGGAGCAGCTTAGGGAAGGCTTCTTCACAAATGT TGTCAATGTTGTAGTTGATGAACGTACTAGGATGGAAGGTTTTTCCCAAGTAGAAGATATCCACTGTGTCAGATGCAACAAGCCATTGGGCTGGAGATAT ATTCCTGCCCAGCCGAATGGAACTGTTCTGCTTAAGTT GGCTCATCTTCTGTTTTGGGACGGAGCAAGGCTACTGAATGCTGACACACTTTTGGATCCAGTGGTAGATCAGGAGAATCAGGAGGATCATGATCAGGAGAATCAGGAGGATCAGGGGAATCAGGGTGAGGAGGATGAGGATGACCAAGGCCCAGATGATAACGTGGACATCGACTGA
- the LOC104879619 gene encoding protein yippee-like At3g55890, translated as MGRLFLVEFDQTPEVNFYCCRTCQAHIALSQDCFSRMEQLREGMFSNVVNVAVDIRMEGFFQVEDIHCVRCNKPLGWRSISAEPNGTFLLKLAHLLFWDGARLLNADTLLDPMVDQENQEDHDQEDQGNQGEEDEDDQGPDDNVDID; from the exons ATGGGGAGGCTTTTTCTTGTTGAATTCGATCAAACTCCTGAAGTCAATTTCTACTGCTGTCGAACTTGCCAAGCTCACATTGCCTTATCCCAAGACTGCTTTTCCCGA ATGGAGCAGCTTAGGGAAGGCATGTTCTCAAATGT TGTCAATGTTGCAGTTGATATTAGGATGGAAGGTTTTTTCCAAGTAGAAGATATCCACTGTGTCAGATGCAACAAGCCATTGGGCTGGAGATCT ATTTCTGCGGAGCCGAATGGAACTTTTCTGCTTAAGTT GGCTCATCTTCTGTTTTGGGACGGAGCAAGGCTACTGAATGCTGACACACTTTTGGATCCAATGGTAGATCAGGAGAATCAGGAGGATCATGATCAGGAGGATCAGGGGAATCAGGGTGAGGAGGATGAGGATGACCAAGGCCCAGATGATAACGTGGACATCGACTGA
- the LOC100258812 gene encoding probable histone H2B.1: protein MAPKAEKKPAEKKPAEEKKSTVAEKAPAEKKPKAGKKLPKEGGAGPGDKKKKRTKKSVETYKIYIFKVLKQVHPDIGISSKAMGIMNSFINDIFEKLAQESSRLARYNKKPTITSREIQTAVRLVLPGELAKHAVSEGTKAVTKFTSS from the coding sequence ATGGCGCCAAAGGCAGAGAAGAAGCCCGCCGAGAAGAAGCCGGCAGAGGAGAAGAAGTCGACGGTGGCCGAGAAGGCGCCGGCGGAGAAGAAGCCCAAGGCCGGGAAGAAGCTACCCAAGGAAGGCGGCGCCGGCCCTGGAGACAAGAAGAAGAAGCGCACGAAGAAGAGCGTTGAGACCTACAAGATCTACATCTTCAAGGTCTTGAAGCAGGTTCATCCCGATATCGGGATCTCTAGCAAGGCCATGGGTATTATGAACAGCTTCATCAACGATATCTTTGAGAAGCTTGCTCAGGAATCCTCGCGGCTCGCTCGCTACAACAAGAAGCCCACGATTACTTCGCGGGAGATCCAGACTGCCGTGCGATTGGTGCTTCCTGGAGAGTTGGCCAAGCACGCGGTCTCCGAGGGAACCAAGGCTGTGACGAAATTTACAAGTTCTTGA
- the LOC100265672 gene encoding uncharacterized protein LOC100265672 isoform X2, with translation MSSDRTTTFLQSLRPLHHLPSQIPKHNPIDNTGQIAIEEAKIEKAIIEAITRGKAQTLKPNSGEAIPIGEHYICVSFQDEAESECRVWEWHGHIMSYNGEHGYTQDYVYGNYFERMTRRVFSDESDEKGDVGLGLRELIGGINSMDGGILCRNMNFTTSDGSMQYSHILHNEM, from the exons ATGAGTTCTGACCGAACTACCACCTTCCTCCAATCTCTGCGCCCGTTACACCATCTTCCATCTCAAATCCCAAAGCACAACCCCATCGACAACACTGGGCAAATCGCCATTGAAGAAGCCAAGATCGAGAAGGCGATTATCGAGGCAATCACGAGGGGCAAGGCCCAGACTCTGAAGCCCAACTCCGGTGAAGCCATCCCCATTGGCGAGCACTACATTTGCGTGTCGTTTCAGGACGAGGCAGAGTCGGAGTGCCGAGTGTGGGAGTGGCATGGGCATATAATGTCGTACAATGGAGAGCATGGGTACACTCAGGATTATGTGTATGGGAACTACTTTGAGAGAATGACGAGGAGGGTGTTTTCGGATGAGAGCGACGAGAAGGGAGATGTGGGTCTGGGGTTGAGAGAGTTGATTGGTGGGATTAATTCGATGGACGGTGGAATTTTGTGCAGGAACATGAATTTCACCACCTCAGATGG aTCAATGCAATATAGCCATATTTTGCATAATGAGATGTGA
- the LOC100265672 gene encoding uncharacterized protein LOC100265672 isoform X3, with protein MSSDRTTTFLQSLRPLHHLPSQIPKHNPIDNTGQIAIEEAKIEKAIIEAITRGKAQTLKPNSGEAIPIGEHYICVSFQDEAESECRVWEWHGHIMSYNGEHGYTQDYVYGNYFERMTRRVFSDESDEKGDVGLGLRELIGGINSMDGGILCRNMNFTTSDGS; from the exons ATGAGTTCTGACCGAACTACCACCTTCCTCCAATCTCTGCGCCCGTTACACCATCTTCCATCTCAAATCCCAAAGCACAACCCCATCGACAACACTGGGCAAATCGCCATTGAAGAAGCCAAGATCGAGAAGGCGATTATCGAGGCAATCACGAGGGGCAAGGCCCAGACTCTGAAGCCCAACTCCGGTGAAGCCATCCCCATTGGCGAGCACTACATTTGCGTGTCGTTTCAGGACGAGGCAGAGTCGGAGTGCCGAGTGTGGGAGTGGCATGGGCATATAATGTCGTACAATGGAGAGCATGGGTACACTCAGGATTATGTGTATGGGAACTACTTTGAGAGAATGACGAGGAGGGTGTTTTCGGATGAGAGCGACGAGAAGGGAGATGTGGGTCTGGGGTTGAGAGAGTTGATTGGTGGGATTAATTCGATGGACGGTGGAATTTTGTGCAGGAACATGAATTTCACCACCTCAGATGG GTCTTAG
- the LOC100248346 gene encoding histone H2B produces the protein MAPKAEKKPAEKKPAEEKKTVAEKSPAEKKPKAGKKLPKEAGAATDKKKKRTKKSVETYKIYIFKVLKQVHPDIGISSKAMGIMNSFINDIFEKLAQEASRLARYNKKPTITSREIQTAVRLVLPGELAKHAVSEGTKAVTKFTRKKKPAEKKPAEEKKTVAEKAPAEKKPKAGKKLPKEAGAAAGDKKKKRTKKSVETYKIYIFKVLKQVHPDIGISSKAMGIMNSFINDIFEKLAQEASRLARYNKKPTITSREIQTAVRLVLPGELAKHAVSEGTKAVTKFTSS, from the exons ATGGCGCCAAAGGCTGAGAAGAAGCCCGCCGAGAAGAAGCCAGCGGAGGAGAAGAAAACCGTGGCCGAGAAGTCCCCGGCGGAGAAGAAGCCCAAAGCCGGTAAGAAGCTCCCCAAAGAGGCCGGCGCAGCCACTGATAAGAAGAAGAAGCGCACCAAGAAGAGCGTTGAGACCTACAAGATCTACATCTTCAAGGTCTTGAAACAGGTCCATCCTGACATCGGGATCTCCAGCAAGGCCATGGGGATCATGAACAGCTTCATCAACGACATCTTCGAGAAGCTTGCTCAGGAGGCATCGCGGCTGGCGCGTTACAACAAGAAGCCGACGATCACTTCTCGGGAGATCCAGACGGCCGTCCGATTGGTGCTTCCCGGCGAGTTGGCCAAGCACGCCGTTTCAGAGGGCACCAAGGCCGTAACGAAGTTCACCA gaaaa AAGAAGCCCGCCGAGAAGAAGCCAGCGGAGGAGAAGAAAACCGTGGCCGAGAAGGCTCCAGCGGAGAAGAAGCCCAAGGCCGGCAAGAAGCTGCCCAAGGAGGCCGGTGCTGCCGCCGGTGACAAGAAGAAGAAGCGCACGAAGAAGAGCGTTGAGACCTACAAGATCTACATCTTCAAGGTGCTGAAGCAGGTCCATCCTGACATCGGGATCTCCAGCAAGGCCATGGGGATCATGAACAGCTTCATCAACGACATCTTCGAGAAACTTGCCCAGGAGGCATCGCGGCTGGCGCGCTACAACAAGAAGCCGACGATCACTTCTCGGGAGATCCAGACCGCAGTACGATTGGTACTTCCCGGCGAGTTGGCCAAGCACGCTGTTTCGGAGGGAACCAAGGCCGTAACGAAGTTCACCAGTTCTTGA